In one window of Octopus bimaculoides isolate UCB-OBI-ISO-001 chromosome 20, ASM119413v2, whole genome shotgun sequence DNA:
- the LOC106873270 gene encoding uncharacterized protein LOC106873270, producing MNFSKAQQVDIYISQEIWMIFAPCYILLGTIGNLFVLIIFCKKCMHDVVNATFMILSALVDFAILYTSLLAKWLKYTEIIDWDLVPDLICKLQLWLSTSFGMMEPWIVVVITVQRGTMLLQPFRNLGVSKNVSNDLVKVFSMVMFIFLINLHLMHGSFDGDVSVITFQRTYCYGNDSHYLLFLKKWEIARVFFVLILPTGIFFVFDIVIVYQLKMCSCLGRSSRQETKPSSEVAHNASRSMKYILILNIVFLVTSFPTIFVTMKSPSETRDEAENFFLLTVTSLLLYTRNAAGFLAFIASGKFRREVTKIYRNCKSNLFSPRNMIKPLEK from the coding sequence ATGAATTTTTCCAAAGCTCAACAAGTGGACATATACATCTCTCAAGAAATTTGGATGATATTTGCACCCTGTTACATTTTACTGGGAACAATCGGCAATCTGTTTGTTCtgattattttctgtaaaaagtgCATGCATGACGTTGTCAACGCCACATTTATGATACTGTCGGCGTTGGTAGATTTCGCCATCTTGTACACGTCTCTGCTGGCCAAATGGTTGAAGTACACGGAAATTATCGACTGGGACTTAGTCCCCGATCTTATCTGTAAGCTACAGTTATGGTTGTCGACGTCCTTTGGAATGATGGAACCTTggattgttgttgtcatcactgtACAAAGAGGAACCATGTTGCTGCAGCCGTTTCGGAACTTGGGAGTCTCGAAAAACGTCTCAAACGACTTGGTCAAGGTATTTTCTATGGTTATGTTCATATTTCTTATCAATTTACACTTGATGCACGGCTCTTTCGACGGCGATGTCTCTGTCATTACGTTTCAACGTACCTACTGTTACGGAAACGATTCCCATTATTTGCTCTTCTTGAAGAAATGGGAGATAGCTCGCGTGTTTTTCGTTCTAATATTGCCTACCGGTATCTTCTTTGTGTTTGACATTGTCATAGTTTATCAGTTGAAAATGTGTTCCTGCCTTGGCAGAAGCAGCCGACAGGAAACGAAGCCGTCCTCAGAGGTAGCTCACAACGCCAGTCGTAGTATGAAGTATATCTTAATCCTAAACATTGTTTTCCTAGTCACAAGCTTCCCAACTATCTTCGTTACAATGAAATCTCCGTCCGAAACACGTGATGAAGCAGAGAATTTCTTTCTGCTAACCGTAACAAGTTTATTGCTCTATACACGCAATGCAGCCGGCTTCCTGGCCTTCATAGCTAGCGGTAAATTTCGACGGGAAGTAACGAAAATCTATCGAAATTGCAAAAGCAATCTGTTTTCACCGAGGAATATGATAAAGCCTTtagagaaataa